One Yoonia sp. BS5-3 genomic window carries:
- the acpS gene encoding holo-ACP synthase, translating to MILGVGTDLANIERIAGTLDRFGDRFRNRVFTEVEQAKANRRKDVAGTYAKRWAAKEACSKALGTGLAMGISWKDMSVSNMSTGQPIMHVTGWAKDRLDQMTPPGHEAVIHVTLTDDHPWAQAFVVIEARPIA from the coding sequence ATGATCCTAGGCGTTGGCACTGATTTGGCCAATATCGAACGGATTGCAGGCACGCTGGATCGGTTTGGTGATCGGTTTCGCAACCGCGTTTTCACCGAAGTTGAACAGGCCAAGGCCAACAGACGCAAGGACGTGGCCGGAACCTATGCCAAACGCTGGGCCGCAAAAGAGGCATGTTCAAAGGCGCTTGGGACCGGTCTGGCCATGGGTATTTCCTGGAAAGACATGTCTGTGTCCAATATGTCCACTGGCCAGCCGATCATGCATGTGACCGGATGGGCCAAAGATCGTCTTGATCAGATGACCCCGCCGGGGCATGAGGCCGTTATTCACGTGACTTTGACCGATGATCACCCATGGGCACAGGCCTTTGTGGTGATCGAGGCGCGCCCCATCGCTTGA
- the era gene encoding GTPase Era, with protein MTDTATKAGFVALIGEPNAGKSTLLNRMVGAKVSIVTHKVQTTRARIRGVAMDGNAQLIFVDTPGLFKPRRRLDRAMVAAAWGGAADADVIVLMIEAHRGMTDGVKAILETLDERAGKSPVALAINKIDKVKSEVLLALTKDMNDAYPFAETFMISAERGHGCDALRRWLTQQVPAGPFLYPEDQIADLPMRMIAAEITREKLTLRLHQELPYELTVETESWEERKDGAARIDQLIYVARDGHKGIVLGKGGETVKAISQAARLELEEFLGRRVHLFVKVKVRPNWLEESERYSEMGLDFKDGNA; from the coding sequence ATGACAGATACTGCAACCAAAGCCGGCTTTGTTGCCCTGATCGGCGAGCCGAATGCAGGCAAATCGACACTGCTGAACCGTATGGTCGGCGCGAAAGTGTCCATCGTGACCCATAAGGTGCAAACCACACGCGCGCGCATTCGCGGTGTGGCGATGGATGGCAACGCCCAGCTGATTTTTGTCGACACCCCGGGCCTTTTCAAACCGCGCCGCCGGTTAGACCGGGCCATGGTGGCGGCCGCCTGGGGCGGCGCCGCCGATGCTGATGTCATTGTCCTGATGATTGAGGCCCATCGCGGCATGACAGATGGCGTCAAAGCGATCCTTGAAACATTGGATGAACGTGCAGGCAAATCGCCCGTGGCCCTGGCGATCAACAAGATCGACAAGGTCAAATCAGAGGTCCTTTTGGCCCTGACCAAGGACATGAATGATGCCTATCCCTTTGCCGAAACCTTTATGATCTCGGCCGAACGGGGTCATGGCTGCGACGCGCTGCGCAGATGGTTGACCCAACAAGTCCCTGCAGGCCCGTTTCTTTACCCCGAGGACCAGATCGCAGATCTGCCCATGCGCATGATCGCCGCTGAGATTACCCGTGAAAAGCTGACCCTCCGCCTGCATCAAGAACTGCCCTATGAGCTGACGGTTGAAACCGAAAGCTGGGAAGAACGCAAAGATGGCGCGGCCCGGATCGACCAGCTGATCTATGTGGCCCGTGACGGCCATAAGGGCATCGTGTTGGGCAAGGGTGGTGAAACCGTCAAAGCCATCAGTCAAGCGGCCCGGTTGGAACTGGAAGAATTCCTGGGCCGTCGCGTACATCTTTTTGTGAAGGTCAAAGTCCGTCCGAATTGGCTGGAAGAATCCGAGCGTTATTCGGAAATGGGGCTGGATTTCAAAGATGGTAACGCCTAG
- the lepB gene encoding signal peptidase I — MAEETEPEKTGIVGGIVETVKTIFWALVIAGVFRTIFFQPFWIPSGSMKDTLLIGDFLFVNKMAYGYSYASCPSIRIPQIGVDLGADDFCGWFEDYEDRLFGADPERGDIVVFRHPVTGQDFIKRLIGIPGDRIQMQDGLLYINDEPVEVADVEPFVETFELQGPLRAQPQCNTTTGIGADCVKERQIEILPNGVSHSILNIRTQRTDNTGVFTVPADQFFFMGDNRDNSNDSRVSQRSGGVGFVDRKDLIGRADRVILSSAGRSMFAFWTWRSDRFFKALD; from the coding sequence ATGGCCGAAGAAACTGAGCCCGAGAAAACAGGGATTGTTGGCGGGATTGTCGAAACCGTCAAAACGATCTTCTGGGCGTTGGTCATCGCCGGCGTGTTCCGGACGATCTTTTTTCAGCCCTTCTGGATCCCATCAGGGTCGATGAAAGACACGCTGCTGATTGGCGATTTTCTGTTCGTCAATAAAATGGCTTATGGCTATTCCTACGCATCCTGCCCCTCAATCCGTATTCCACAGATCGGTGTTGACCTGGGCGCAGATGACTTTTGCGGCTGGTTTGAAGATTATGAAGACCGGCTCTTTGGTGCGGACCCCGAGCGGGGCGATATTGTTGTATTCCGTCACCCGGTCACCGGGCAGGATTTCATCAAGCGTCTGATCGGGATCCCCGGCGACCGCATCCAGATGCAAGACGGGCTGCTTTACATCAATGATGAACCTGTTGAGGTTGCCGATGTCGAACCGTTTGTCGAAACCTTTGAACTGCAAGGGCCGCTGCGCGCCCAGCCGCAATGCAACACGACAACCGGGATCGGCGCCGATTGCGTCAAGGAACGCCAGATCGAAATATTGCCCAACGGGGTATCGCATTCGATCTTGAACATCCGCACACAGCGCACCGACAATACCGGCGTTTTCACTGTCCCCGCCGATCAATTCTTTTTCATGGGTGACAACCGCGACAATTCCAACGATAGCCGCGTCTCGCAACGCAGTGGCGGCGTTGGCTTTGTGGACCGCAAGGATCTGATTGGCCGCGCAGACCGCGTGATTTTGTCATCAGCGGGCCGTTCAATGTTCGCCTTCTGGACCTGGCGAAGTGACCGTTTTTTCAAGGCGCTCGATTGA
- a CDS encoding bifunctional (p)ppGpp synthetase/guanosine-3',5'-bis(diphosphate) 3'-pyrophosphohydrolase — protein sequence MTTADDLIATVRTYNPSSNQALLADAYFFGAEMHEGQFRHSGEPYFTHPVAVAGILAEQQMDDATIVTALLHDTIEDTKASFSVVEKRFGREIAELVDGVTKLTNLQLTSTQTKQAENFRKLFMATSRDLRVTLVKLADRLHNMRTIKSMRPEKQAQKARETMDIFAPLAGRMGMQWMREELEDLSFRVLNSEGRNSIIRRFITLQREAGDVVQKITADMRVELEKASIEADVIGRAKKPYSIWRKMQEKDQGFSRLSDIYGFRVIVATEADCYRVLGAIHQRWRAVPGRFKDYISQPKSNGYRSIHTTVSGRDGKRVEVQIRTREMHEVAETGVAAHWSYKNGERVENRFAVDPVHWISSLTDRLDEDQDHEEFLEAVKLEMYQDQVFCFTPKGDVIKLPRGATPIDFAYAIHTRIGAACVGAKVDGLRVPLWTRLKNGQSVEIITAEGQTPQATWIDIAVTGRAKTAIRRSLREEDRERFVRLGRELARVAFENVGKRSTEKALRTAAKALAIANVEELLARLGSAELTGRAVVRAIYPELEAKHGDEIEAGRAVLGLTPDQVQRRGNCCQPVPGERIVGITYRGQGVMVHAIDCAALVDFEDQLDRWVDLHWQEGTHGAVNTVTFDATITNSSGVLGRICTLIGEQEANISDLRFIDRKPDYFRLLIDVDLRDAEHLHRIMTALEAESNVSSVQRHRDPGLVGAERTTSAS from the coding sequence ATGACGACTGCTGATGATCTGATCGCAACGGTCCGTACCTACAACCCCTCTTCTAATCAGGCGCTTCTGGCCGATGCGTATTTCTTTGGTGCCGAAATGCACGAAGGCCAATTTCGCCATTCGGGTGAGCCTTATTTCACCCATCCTGTTGCCGTTGCGGGCATTCTGGCCGAACAGCAGATGGATGACGCCACTATCGTCACGGCCCTGCTGCACGACACGATTGAGGATACCAAGGCCTCTTTCAGCGTGGTTGAAAAACGCTTTGGCCGCGAGATCGCCGAATTGGTCGATGGCGTCACCAAGCTGACCAACCTGCAGTTAACGTCGACCCAGACCAAACAGGCCGAGAACTTCCGCAAGCTGTTCATGGCCACCAGCCGCGATTTGCGTGTGACTTTGGTCAAACTGGCCGACCGCTTGCATAACATGCGCACCATCAAATCCATGCGCCCCGAAAAGCAGGCCCAGAAGGCCCGGGAGACCATGGATATCTTTGCCCCATTGGCTGGCCGCATGGGTATGCAATGGATGCGCGAAGAGCTCGAGGATCTGTCTTTCCGCGTTCTGAACTCTGAGGGCCGCAATTCGATCATCCGCCGCTTCATCACCCTCCAGCGTGAGGCGGGAGATGTCGTCCAAAAGATCACCGCTGATATGCGCGTCGAGCTGGAAAAAGCGAGTATCGAAGCAGACGTGATCGGACGTGCCAAGAAACCCTATTCGATCTGGCGCAAGATGCAGGAAAAAGATCAGGGTTTCAGCCGTCTGTCTGACATTTACGGCTTTCGTGTCATTGTCGCGACTGAGGCCGATTGTTACCGCGTTCTGGGCGCTATTCACCAACGCTGGCGGGCGGTGCCCGGCCGTTTCAAGGACTACATCAGCCAGCCGAAATCCAATGGCTACCGGTCGATCCATACAACCGTGTCCGGCCGTGATGGCAAACGGGTTGAGGTCCAAATTCGCACTCGCGAAATGCATGAGGTGGCCGAAACCGGCGTCGCCGCCCATTGGTCTTACAAGAATGGCGAACGGGTCGAAAACCGCTTTGCGGTCGACCCCGTCCACTGGATTTCATCCCTAACGGATCGTCTGGACGAGGATCAGGACCACGAAGAATTTCTCGAGGCCGTCAAGCTAGAGATGTATCAGGATCAGGTCTTTTGCTTTACCCCCAAGGGCGATGTGATCAAGCTGCCGCGCGGGGCCACCCCGATTGATTTTGCCTACGCGATCCACACCCGCATTGGTGCGGCCTGCGTCGGTGCTAAAGTAGATGGGTTGCGGGTTCCATTGTGGACCCGGCTGAAAAACGGCCAATCCGTTGAGATCATCACCGCAGAGGGCCAGACCCCCCAAGCGACATGGATTGATATCGCGGTCACGGGCCGCGCCAAAACAGCGATCCGCCGATCACTGCGCGAGGAAGATCGCGAGCGATTTGTCAGGCTCGGTCGCGAACTGGCCCGCGTCGCGTTTGAAAATGTTGGCAAACGCAGCACAGAAAAGGCCCTGCGCACTGCCGCTAAGGCCCTGGCCATCGCCAATGTCGAGGAACTGTTGGCCCGGCTAGGCAGTGCCGAATTGACCGGGCGCGCTGTTGTCCGCGCCATTTATCCCGAACTTGAGGCAAAGCATGGCGATGAGATCGAAGCCGGGCGCGCTGTTTTGGGCCTTACCCCCGACCAGGTACAACGCCGCGGCAATTGCTGCCAGCCCGTTCCTGGTGAGCGGATCGTCGGGATCACCTATCGCGGTCAGGGCGTAATGGTGCACGCGATCGACTGCGCTGCCCTTGTGGATTTCGAAGATCAGCTTGACCGCTGGGTTGATCTACACTGGCAGGAAGGCACCCATGGCGCCGTCAACACTGTCACATTTGATGCAACGATCACCAATTCTTCGGGCGTGTTGGGCCGCATTTGTACGCTGATCGGCGAACAGGAAGCCAATATCTCTGACTTGCGCTTCATTGACCGGAAACCGGACTACTTTAGATTGTTGATTGATGTGGATTTGCGCGATGCCGAACATCTGCACCGTATCATGACGGCGCTAGAGGCTGAGAGTAACGTTTCATCCGTGCAGCGTCATCGCGATCCCGGTCTTGTTGGTGCAGAGCGCACAACTTCGGCCAGCTAA
- a CDS encoding DUF2062 domain-containing protein — MVFKRRDRRPIWRIVVDFIYPRGGWSRAFEYVKHRLRRLPDTPEKISRGIAAGVFVAFTPFYGLHFILAALLARLMRGNILAALLATFFGNPLTYIPIGVASLGTGYWLLGIPFNPALLGFGRIAHPNYCTLGCRFGHAFSDITHNIWAIFTPAKAHWRGLIDFYWDIFFPYMVGGIIPGVICGGLAYYLSVPVITAYQNRRRKALQQKLDRLTKKPPAEDDGPAGTS, encoded by the coding sequence GTGGTTTTCAAGCGCAGGGATAGGCGGCCGATCTGGCGGATCGTGGTCGATTTCATCTATCCGCGCGGCGGTTGGTCCCGGGCCTTTGAATATGTCAAACACCGGCTGCGCCGCTTGCCGGATACACCTGAAAAAATCTCGCGCGGGATTGCGGCGGGCGTTTTCGTGGCGTTCACCCCATTCTACGGGCTGCATTTCATCCTGGCAGCCCTGCTGGCCCGGCTGATGCGCGGCAATATCCTGGCCGCCTTGCTGGCCACATTCTTTGGAAATCCTTTGACCTATATCCCGATTGGCGTTGCCTCGCTTGGGACGGGGTATTGGCTGCTGGGCATTCCATTCAATCCCGCCTTGCTTGGCTTCGGCCGTATCGCGCATCCCAATTACTGCACCCTTGGCTGCCGATTTGGGCACGCTTTTTCGGATATTACCCACAATATCTGGGCCATTTTCACCCCGGCAAAGGCCCATTGGCGCGGCCTTATCGATTTTTATTGGGACATTTTCTTTCCCTATATGGTGGGCGGGATTATTCCCGGGGTCATCTGCGGCGGGCTTGCCTATTACCTTTCGGTTCCGGTGATCACCGCTTATCAAAACCGGCGCCGCAAAGCCTTGCAGCAAAAGCTGGACCGACTCACAAAAAAACCACCCGCAGAGGATGACGGTCCGGCTGGAACGTCCTAG
- a CDS encoding DUF1491 family protein: MKLTADIWVSAYLTRLRLQDIPAFVVRRGDGTAGAVLVKLNTLDGEAVCYQRSFDLMSGERVWVVLAEGAETDVDASIAKQSGFDPDLWVIEVEDRQGRHLLDEPGLE; encoded by the coding sequence ATGAAACTGACCGCCGACATATGGGTGTCGGCCTATCTGACTCGGCTTCGATTACAAGATATTCCCGCGTTTGTTGTGCGCCGGGGTGACGGGACGGCGGGCGCGGTGCTGGTCAAGCTCAATACCCTGGATGGCGAGGCTGTTTGTTATCAACGCAGCTTTGATTTGATGTCAGGAGAACGGGTTTGGGTCGTTTTGGCCGAAGGTGCCGAGACGGATGTGGATGCATCTATTGCCAAACAATCCGGCTTTGACCCTGACCTTTGGGTCATCGAGGTCGAGGATCGCCAGGGCCGTCATTTGTTGGATGAACCCGGACTTGAATAA
- a CDS encoding sulfite exporter TauE/SafE family protein — protein sequence MADSFSLLPPALLIFAFCVTFIGGFVKGAVGFAMPLIMISGMGILIEPQLVVACIVLPILLGNGLQVLRSGLAPARQAIRDHWRYISLVCIMILISAQFLTSIPTNGMFVVLGVPVVGLCAVQLAGWRPSISASWRRPFEWMAGTLSGILGGLAGTWGPPTVLYLLALDTPRDRQMSIQGVIYGLGSVMLLLGHLKSGVLNGQTWPLSAAMVVPAMLGMWLGFKLGDRFDQDKFRRATLWVLIIAGLNLIRRGLMG from the coding sequence ATGGCTGATAGTTTTTCCCTTTTGCCCCCTGCCCTTTTGATTTTTGCATTTTGCGTCACATTCATCGGCGGCTTTGTGAAAGGCGCTGTTGGTTTTGCGATGCCGCTGATCATGATTTCCGGTATGGGTATTTTGATTGAGCCGCAGCTGGTCGTAGCTTGCATCGTTCTGCCGATTCTTTTGGGCAACGGGCTGCAAGTTCTGCGATCGGGGCTCGCCCCCGCCAGGCAGGCCATACGCGATCATTGGCGCTATATTTCGCTGGTTTGCATCATGATTCTGATTTCGGCCCAGTTTCTGACCAGCATCCCGACAAATGGTATGTTCGTCGTCCTTGGTGTGCCTGTCGTGGGCCTTTGTGCCGTGCAGTTAGCGGGATGGCGGCCGTCCATATCCGCAAGTTGGCGCCGCCCGTTTGAATGGATGGCGGGCACGTTGTCCGGTATCTTGGGCGGGCTGGCAGGCACATGGGGACCACCAACGGTGTTATACCTGCTCGCATTGGACACGCCGCGAGATCGGCAAATGTCGATCCAAGGGGTAATCTATGGTCTGGGTTCGGTCATGTTGCTGCTGGGCCATCTAAAATCGGGCGTTCTGAATGGGCAAACCTGGCCCCTGTCGGCGGCAATGGTTGTCCCGGCGATGCTGGGGATGTGGCTTGGGTTCAAATTGGGGGACCGGTTTGATCAGGACAAGTTTCGCCGCGCCACTTTATGGGTTTTAATCATCGCCGGTCTCAATCTGATCCGGCGCGGGCTAATGGGCTGA
- a CDS encoding pyridoxine 5'-phosphate synthase codes for MTAKKLRLGVNIDHVATVRNARGGAVPDPVRAAIMAEEAGADGITAHLREDRRHITDADIDGLMAALQGPLNFEMAATPEMQAIALRHKPHAVCIVPEKREERTTEGGLEVAREENALAHYIAPLRDAGCRVSIFIAADQRQIEAAHRIGAEVIELHTGAYCDAHAEGRFDDRDAELARLTDMAAFADDLGLEVHAGHGLTFDCVSPIAALPQVAELNIGHFLIGEAIFQGLGPAIQQMRTIMEAARA; via the coding sequence ATGACAGCGAAGAAACTGCGCCTGGGCGTCAATATCGATCACGTAGCAACCGTGCGCAATGCACGCGGCGGTGCGGTGCCCGATCCGGTGCGTGCGGCCATCATGGCGGAAGAGGCCGGTGCCGATGGTATCACCGCCCATCTGCGCGAAGACCGCCGCCATATCACCGACGCCGATATCGATGGGTTGATGGCTGCATTGCAAGGTCCGCTGAATTTTGAAATGGCCGCGACACCCGAAATGCAGGCAATCGCCCTGCGTCACAAGCCCCATGCCGTTTGCATCGTTCCCGAAAAACGCGAAGAACGCACAACTGAGGGCGGCCTGGAAGTCGCCCGCGAAGAAAACGCGCTGGCCCATTATATTGCCCCTTTGCGTGATGCCGGTTGCCGCGTGTCGATCTTTATCGCTGCCGACCAGCGTCAGATCGAAGCCGCCCACCGGATTGGCGCCGAGGTCATCGAACTGCATACCGGCGCCTATTGCGATGCCCATGCTGAAGGCCGTTTTGACGACCGCGATGCTGAATTGGCCCGCCTCACCGATATGGCCGCCTTTGCTGATGATCTGGGCCTTGAAGTTCATGCCGGTCACGGGCTGACCTTTGATTGCGTCAGCCCCATTGCCGCCCTGCCCCAGGTGGCCGAATTGAATATCGGCCATTTCCTGATTGGCGAGGCCATCTTTCAAGGTCTGGGCCCAGCGATCCAACAGATGCGCACAATCATGGAAGCGGCCCGCGCGTGA
- the rnc gene encoding ribonuclease III codes for MKLSGELKAFSGRLGHTFLQPELLVRAVTHSSMVSPHRDDNQRLEFLGDRVLGLVMAEALLKADPNAPEGQLAPRYNALVRREACADVARQIDLGAVLKLGRSEMKSGGRRKEALLADAMEAVIAAIYEDGGFDPARRAILRLWGDRINNVAADARDAKTSLQEWAQARGEVPPQYVEINRTGPDHQPVFTIEVRLASGPSEQATAGSKRQAEQAAASALLEKVNP; via the coding sequence TTGAAGCTCTCAGGCGAACTGAAAGCCTTTTCCGGGCGTTTGGGCCATACATTTCTGCAGCCCGAACTGTTGGTGCGCGCGGTGACGCATTCTTCGATGGTCAGCCCGCACCGGGACGACAATCAGCGTCTTGAGTTCTTAGGTGATCGCGTGCTCGGCCTTGTCATGGCCGAAGCGTTGCTGAAAGCCGATCCGAACGCCCCCGAAGGCCAGCTGGCCCCGCGTTACAACGCCCTTGTCCGCCGCGAGGCCTGCGCCGATGTCGCCCGCCAGATTGATCTGGGTGCCGTTCTGAAACTGGGCCGGTCTGAAATGAAATCCGGTGGCCGCCGTAAAGAGGCATTATTGGCCGATGCGATGGAGGCTGTGATCGCGGCAATCTACGAAGATGGCGGTTTTGATCCAGCCCGCCGCGCTATTTTGCGTCTTTGGGGAGACCGGATCAATAATGTGGCTGCCGATGCCCGCGATGCCAAAACATCGTTGCAGGAATGGGCCCAGGCCCGGGGCGAAGTCCCGCCGCAATACGTTGAAATCAACCGCACTGGGCCGGATCATCAACCTGTTTTCACCATCGAAGTACGCCTGGCCTCTGGCCCGTCCGAACAAGCCACTGCGGGCTCAAAGCGGCAGGCTGAACAGGCCGCCGCATCCGCATTGCTTGAGAAAGTAAACCCATGA
- the recO gene encoding DNA repair protein RecO, translating into MIEWRDEGAILATRPFGESAAIVELFSAAHGRHAGVVRGGASRKAAPNLQPGTQVAAVWKARLDDHLGAFTLEPLRSRAAIAMSDRLALAGLNAVCGLLAHVLPERAPYPAFYERTMGLLDLLGQSEVWPLAYLRWEQALLEEMGFGLDLSGCAVRGVNEDLAYVSPKSGRAVSRSGAGEWADRLLPLPPVLTGMGDASNSEIIAALGTTGFFIEHRLVKSLGDRPVPPARDRLLHAIARL; encoded by the coding sequence ATGATTGAATGGCGTGATGAAGGGGCGATCTTGGCCACCCGCCCCTTTGGGGAAAGCGCGGCGATTGTCGAGCTGTTCAGCGCGGCGCATGGTCGCCATGCTGGCGTTGTTCGCGGCGGCGCCAGCCGCAAGGCCGCCCCCAATCTACAACCTGGCACACAGGTCGCAGCCGTTTGGAAGGCACGGTTAGACGATCATCTGGGCGCGTTCACATTGGAACCCTTACGAAGCCGCGCGGCCATTGCCATGTCAGATCGGCTTGCCTTGGCCGGGTTGAATGCCGTCTGCGGCTTGTTGGCTCATGTGCTGCCAGAACGCGCGCCTTATCCAGCTTTCTACGAACGCACGATGGGTCTGTTGGATCTTTTGGGCCAATCTGAGGTCTGGCCGCTGGCCTATTTGCGTTGGGAACAGGCCCTGCTGGAAGAAATGGGATTTGGTTTGGATCTCAGCGGCTGTGCGGTGCGCGGCGTGAATGAGGATCTTGCCTATGTCTCACCCAAATCCGGACGGGCCGTCAGCCGATCAGGCGCCGGCGAATGGGCGGACCGGCTGCTTCCTTTGCCCCCGGTTCTTACCGGGATGGGTGATGCCTCAAATTCAGAGATTATTGCCGCCCTTGGCACCACGGGTTTCTTTATCGAGCATCGCTTGGTCAAGAGCCTGGGCGACCGTCCTGTGCCGCCGGCGCGGGACAGATTGCTGCATGCGATCGCACGATTATGA
- a CDS encoding DUF3859 domain-containing protein, translating into MGFNPSYLLFACLLSLIGHGASADLSISTVPVSDDIISLEAGILCPPETVGTNPAPGTITGATHVIAESPPFAANIRQVPATLGLAFGIKAQTRVPGGLNGITMTITHPPMGPEKVSEQSFTSRINDDDPSLTFFQFDHSYELVEGEWSMMVTHADMLLYKVDFTVLPPEALPEIAGLCGYLDLLS; encoded by the coding sequence ATGGGTTTCAATCCATCTTACCTTCTCTTCGCTTGTTTGCTTTCCCTTATCGGGCATGGGGCATCGGCGGATCTGTCGATTTCGACTGTGCCGGTCAGCGACGATATCATCAGCCTCGAGGCCGGGATCCTTTGCCCACCCGAAACGGTCGGCACAAACCCGGCCCCGGGCACCATTACGGGTGCGACCCACGTGATTGCCGAAAGCCCACCCTTTGCGGCAAATATCCGGCAAGTTCCGGCGACGTTGGGGCTTGCCTTTGGGATCAAGGCGCAAACCCGGGTGCCAGGCGGGCTAAACGGCATCACCATGACAATCACCCACCCGCCCATGGGGCCAGAGAAAGTGTCAGAACAAAGCTTTACCTCGCGGATCAATGATGACGATCCGTCGCTGACCTTCTTTCAATTCGATCACAGCTATGAGCTGGTCGAGGGCGAGTGGAGCATGATGGTGACCCATGCTGATATGCTCTTGTACAAGGTCGATTTTACGGTGCTGCCGCCAGAAGCACTGCCCGAGATCGCCGGGCTTTGCGGGTATCTTGATCTGCTGTCGTAA
- a CDS encoding LysE family translocator — MEMVLLVVAWMVGGGSPGPATLAIAGTAMQRGRPAGLAVAGGVVTGSAFWGMAAALGMSALMLAHAWLFTSLRYVGAVFLLYLAYKALRAALKPGATVPVAAIGATRLRQLWLKGTLIHLTNPKAILGWGAVFAVAVPPSAPPAQIWQTFSVLITASSIVFFGYGFLFSSDHMIRAYVRARRWFEATFGLLFGAAGMALLFTRGQTS, encoded by the coding sequence ATGGAGATGGTCCTTCTTGTTGTTGCTTGGATGGTAGGCGGCGGTAGCCCGGGGCCTGCGACATTGGCCATTGCAGGAACTGCGATGCAACGTGGGCGGCCTGCCGGACTGGCGGTCGCCGGTGGCGTTGTCACCGGGTCTGCGTTTTGGGGCATGGCCGCTGCCTTGGGCATGAGCGCGCTGATGCTGGCCCATGCATGGCTGTTTACATCCCTGCGTTATGTCGGCGCCGTTTTCCTGCTTTATCTGGCGTATAAAGCGCTGCGGGCGGCCCTTAAACCCGGCGCGACAGTCCCTGTCGCCGCTATTGGCGCCACCCGGTTGCGGCAATTATGGTTGAAAGGCACGCTGATACATTTGACCAATCCCAAGGCTATTCTGGGTTGGGGGGCCGTTTTTGCGGTCGCGGTTCCACCATCCGCACCGCCCGCCCAGATTTGGCAAACATTTAGTGTGTTGATCACTGCATCAAGCATTGTCTTTTTTGGCTATGGTTTTTTGTTTTCATCTGACCACATGATCCGCGCATATGTACGTGCCCGCAGATGGTTTGAGGCCACGTTTGGCCTGTTATTCGGCGCCGCTGGTATGGCGCTGTTATTCACAAGAGGACAGACATCTTGA
- a CDS encoding Dabb family protein has translation MIRHVVLLDLKAGHDAPELVSVMQGLAELSRDLEGLTGFDHGPNRDFEQKSANFGYGFICTFTDHAALQRYAGDTRHQALGARLVALCKGGADGIFVADIEI, from the coding sequence GTGATCCGGCATGTTGTTTTGCTGGATCTCAAGGCCGGTCATGATGCACCAGAACTTGTGTCAGTTATGCAGGGTCTGGCTGAGTTGTCGCGCGATCTGGAGGGGCTGACGGGTTTTGATCACGGTCCCAACCGCGACTTTGAACAAAAGTCGGCCAATTTTGGTTATGGGTTTATCTGCACCTTCACCGATCACGCAGCATTACAACGCTACGCGGGCGATACACGTCACCAGGCACTTGGCGCGCGGCTGGTTGCATTGTGCAAGGGCGGCGCAGATGGTATCTTTGTGGCGGATATTGAAATCTGA